One window of the Podospora pseudocomata strain CBS 415.72m chromosome 7, whole genome shotgun sequence genome contains the following:
- a CDS encoding hypothetical protein (EggNog:ENOG503Q4WM; COG:S): MSNVMISHQQTNKKMPPPSEKDKTPVSKPNPPPDYFPTPLPQSIRSDILTWRFPRPFHQLTLTGRSRAAWHTSFVIPELNLLLDAGLVVGAHRPKHVFLTHGHSDHCLLTPAFLRADPPHTPPLLYCPEEMARPLEQFLQGSQLLNKGFTGFGEGEGECRLGRLGRYTITTMKPGEETGLRYVKGQRWKATAVRCDHTVASIGYVFSTTTSKLKPEYQGLKGEEIKRLRTEGVEITGEVEQPVFAFMGDTTAAVYEEGGEMDGFLKRGVRVVITECSFLRESREHREQADKTKHTMWSDLERVVRRWPGVVWVVMHFSLRYEEGDVVRFFGEMEERPGNLVVWADGGVGMGEGR; encoded by the exons ATGTCCAATGTGATGAT ATCccaccaacaaacaaacaagaaaatgccaccaccatcagaaaAGGACAAAACACCAGTCTCGAagccaaacccaccaccagactACTTCCCCACCCCGCTGCCTCAATCCATCCGTTCCGACATCCTCACCTGGCGCTTCCCCAGGCCGTTCCACCAGCTCACCTTGACCGGCCGCTCCCGCGCAGCATGGCACACCTCGTTTGTGATTCCCGAGCTGaatcttcttctcgatgctgggctggtggtgggggctCACCGACCTAAGCATGTCTTTCTCACTCATGGACATTCCGACCACTGCCTGCTCACCCCTGCCTTCTTGAGGGCCGACCCCCCTCACACCCCGCCGTTGCTGTACTGCCCGGAGGAGATGGCCAGGCCGCTGGAGCAGTTCCTGCAGGGGAGCCAGCTGTTGAACAAGGGGTTTAccgggtttggggagggcgagggggagtgcaggttggggaggttggggaggtacACCATCACGACGATGaagccgggggaggagacggggtTGAGGTATGTGAAGGGGCAGAGGTGGAAGGCCACGGCTGTGAGGTGTGACCATACTGTGGCCAGTATTGGTTACGTCTTTTCCACCACGACGAGCAAGCTGAAACCTGAGTACCAGGGcttgaagggggaggagatcaagaggTTGAGGACGGAAGGGGTGGAGATcacgggggaggtggagcagCCTGTTTTTGCTTTCATGGGGGACACCACTGCTGCGGTgtatgaggaggggggggagatggatgggttttTGAAACGGGGGGTCAGGGTTGTGATTACGGAGTGCAGTTTTTTGAGGGAGAGCCGGGAGCATAGGGAGCAGGCGGATAAGACGAAGCACACCATGTGGAGTGATTTAgaaagggtggtgaggaggtggcctggggtggtttgggtggtgatgcatTTTAGTTTGAGgtatgaggagggggatgtggtgagGTTTtttggggagatggaggagaggccgGGGAACTTGGTGGTTTGGGCTGACGGGGGGGTTGGTATGGGGGAGGGCAGGTAG
- a CDS encoding hypothetical protein (BUSCO:EOG09260TUT; EggNog:ENOG503NXU3; COG:J) has product MAAPRKPTLPVPGKENILITSALPYVNNVPHLGNIIGSVLSADVFARFCRARGLPTIYICGSDEYGTATETKALSEGVDPATLCAKYHAIHKEIYDWFRIDFDTFGRTPTDEHTEIVQSVFKHLWNNGYIEQRETTQAYCPEHESFLADRYVEGECSLCHDKGARGDQCDACGNLLDPMEPDLDASGNQETKATGWLINPKCKLDGTTPIKRQTKHLYLRLDALQGEIETWIASAKKDWSANCTSITYSWLDQGLKPRGITRDLKWGVPIPTGLDGLSEEDFAKKVFYVWFDACIGYPSITKTFTDAGNPSGTNWEKWWKNPEEVSLYQFMGKDNVPFHTIIWPASQIGSKENWTKVKTLSTTEYLNYEGGKFSKSKGVGVFGNNARDTGIDPDIWRFYLLSRRPETSDSEFKWEEFVDVNNNDLLKNLGNLCQRVIKFTQAKMGSVVPDFDLSKFPALQQHKDEVNKLLHEYNTTLRGLKLRHGLSVIMAISGLGNKLLQDNKLGNQLIAEEPERCNAVIGIALNHIHLLANVLAPYMPGKSQAILKQLGFDGKGQTASIPDVWEADAIKPGHKLGEPELLFATIPAAKIEEWRDAFGGEELRKIKEAEAKKAAEKKLAREKEKEKKKLKKEKERAEKEAAAAASGQAAAPIAAGETTTLPLRPAPAKATGEEPAPKN; this is encoded by the exons ATGGCTGCCCCACGAAAACCAACGCTCCCCGTTCCCGGCAAGGAGAACATTCTCATCACGAGTGCCCTGCCCTATGTGAACAACGTTCCGCATCTCGGCAACATCATTGGCAGTGTTTTG TCGGCCGACGTCTTTGCTCGCTTCTGCAGGGCTAGAGGTCTGCCAACCATCTACATTTGCGGTTCCGACGAGTACGGCACCGCAACAGAGACAAAGGCACTTTCGGAGGGTGTGGATCCCGCGACTCTTTGCGCCAAGTATCACGCGATTCACAAGGAGATCTACGACTGGTTCCGGATCGACTTTGACACCTTTGGTCGCACGCCCACAGATGAGCACACTGAAATCGTGCAGTCTGTCTTCAAGCACCTGTGGAACAATGGCTACATTGAGCAGCGCGAGACCACTCAGGCATACTGCCCCGAGCACGAGTCCTTCCTGGCTGATCGTTATGTAGAGGGAGAGTGCTCTCTGTGCCATGACAAGGGTGCTCGTGGTGACCAGTGCGATGCCTGCGGTAACTTGCTCGATCCTATGGAGCCCGATCTTGATGCTTCTGGCAACCAGGAGACCAAGGCTACCGGGTGGCTTATCAACCCCAAGTGCAAGCTTGACGGCACGACTCCTATCAAGCGTCAGACCAAGCATCTTTACCTTCGGTTAGATGCCCTTCAGGGAGAGATTGAGACGTGGATTGCTTCGGCCAAGAAGGACTGGAGTGCCAACTGTACCTCGATTACCTATTCATGGCTCGACCAAGGCCTCAAGCCTCGCGGCATCACTCGTGATCTCAAGTGGGGTGTACCAA TTCCCACTGGTCTCGACGGTCTTTCTGAGGAGGACTTTGCCAAGAAGGTGTTTTATGTATGGTTTGACGCCTGCA TCGGTTATCCATCAATTACCAAGACATTTACCGATGCTGGGAACCCGAGCGGCACCAACTGGGAGAAGTGGTGGAAAAACCCTGAGGAGGTGTCTCTCTACCAATTCATGGGCAAGGACAACGTGCC CTTCCACACCATCATCTGGCCTGCGTCGCAGATCGGCTCCAAGGAAAACTGGACCAAGGTCAAGaccttgtccaccaccgAATACTTGAACTATGAGGGCGGCAAGTTCAGCAAGTCCAAGGGTGTTGGTGTCTTTGGTAACAATGCTCGGGATACTGGTATTGATCCTGATATCTGGAGATTCTACCTTCTCTCCAGACGCCCGGAGACCAGTGATTCAGAGTTCAAGTGGGA GGAATTTGTTgacgtcaacaacaacgacctTCTCAAGAACCTCGGCAACCTTTGCCAGCGTGTCATCAAGTTCACTCAGGCCAAGATGGGCAGCGTGGTTCCCGACTTTGACCTTTCCAAGTTCCCTGCTCTCCAGCAGCACAAGGATGAAGTTAACAAGCTTCTCCATGAGTACAACACTACTCTCAGGGGCCTCAAGCTTAGACACGGTCTCTCGGTCATCATGGC TATCTCTGGTCTTGGTAACAAGCTTCTTCAAGACAACAAGCTCGGCAACCAACTCATTGCTGAGGAGCCTGAGCGCTGCAATGCAGTCATCGGTATCGCTCTGAACCACATTCACCTCCTTGCCAACGTATTGGCTCCTTATATGCCCGGCAAATCCCAGGCTATCCTCAAGCAGCTTGGTTTCGACGGCAAGGGCCAGACCGCCAGCATCCCCGATGTCTGGGAGGCTGATGCTATCAAGCCCGGCCACAAGCTTGGCGAGCCCGAGCTGTTGTTTGCTACCATCCCAGCggccaagattgaggagTGGCGCGATGCtttcggtggtgaggagcttcggaagatcaaggaggccgaggctaagaaggctgccgagaagaagctcgcgagggagaaggagaaggagaagaagaaactcaagaaggagaaggagagagccgagaaggaggctgctgctgccgcttctggtcaggctgctgctcccattgctgctggggaAACCACAACGCTGCCACTTCGTCCTGCGCCTGCAAAGGCCACAGGGGAGGAGCCTGCACCAAAGAACTGA
- a CDS encoding hypothetical protein (EggNog:ENOG503NZFN; COG:T; COG:Z): MSSLPPNVHISTHPCLQAKLSQLRSASTTARDVKTLINEITLILGTEALASALTSSPGPTDTTPLGFSYPTTHLSPSTISLVPILRSGLSMVDPLSSLLPHPPPIHHLGLFREPSTLLPVEYYNNLPNHLSSSSSSSEKTPDLTIVLDPVIATGGTSAAAIQTLKEWGTKRILVLSILGAKPGVELAANEWPEGTEIWLAGLDAELTERGMLKPGMGDVGDRLFLTIGK; this comes from the exons atgtcctccctcccccccaacgtCCACATTTCCACCCACCCCTGCCTCCAAGCCAAACTCTCCCAACTCcgctccgcctccaccaccgcccgcgACGTCAAAACCCTCATCAACGAAATAACCCTAATCCTTGGCACCGAAGCCCTCGCCAGCGCTCTCACCAGCTCCCCAGGGCCAACA GACACAACCCCCCTAGGCTTCAGCtacccaacaacccacctctccccctcaaccatctccctcgtcccAATCCTCCGCTCCGGCCTCTCCATGGTCGaccccctctcttccctcttaccccatcccccaccaatccaccacctcggcctcTTCCGCGAACCTTCCACCCTCCTACCGGTAGAATActacaacaacctccccaaccacctctcctcctcctcctcctcctccgaaaAAACCCCCGACCTCACCATCGTCCTCGACCCCGTCATCGCCACCGGCGGGACTTCCGCAGCCGCGATCCAGACCCTAAAGGAATGGGGTACAAAGCGTATTCTCGTCCTATCCATCCTAGGAGCCAAGCCAGGCGTCGAACTAGCGGCGAACGAATGGCCAGAGGGGACAGAGATCTGGCTTGCCGGGTTGGATGCCGAGCTCACTGAACGTGGCATGCTCAAACCAGGCATGGGAGACGTGGGGGATAGGTTGTTCTTGACCATCGGGAAGTAG
- a CDS encoding hypothetical protein (EggNog:ENOG503Q47K; COG:S), producing the protein MTSQPADRVAYNNDLTPVEDAGIEGRFQQLPGPSSPRQTPHTKSSYSQEARAARCASAASRAEYDVPDTYENLGETANIPPVQNPDEESVHRYETLEQERAREQSYARDRRRQDEDPATRAAVQAEEKAEAASYPVSKKETQIYTLSYLIFFSIFGTLARLGLQAITIYSGTPIIFTSVWPNFAGSVVMGFLAEDRMLFRQEWGSPSSNGADTERGSVSVDSEGARKAHLAIKKTIPLYIGLATGFCGSFTSFSAFMRDVFLALSNDLPATNAPSRSGGHTFLAFIAIPLITISMSLAGLFFGAHMANFLEPYTPSLPFLFTSKILDRLIVLLGWGCWLGAIIMSIFPPHDSWRGTATFVLVFAPLGCLLRFYISLRLNSRAPSFPLGTFAVNIFGTAVLGMSWDLAHLPVGGVIGCQVLQGIQDGFCGCLTTVSTWVAELAVLGRRHAYIYGAGSVGTGLVMLVAIMGGLRWGDGWNPLVCTH; encoded by the coding sequence ATGACATCGCAACCAGCAGATAGGGTCGCCTACAATAATGACTTAACTCCTGTCGAAGACGCAGGCATTGAGGGCCGCTTTCAACAACTCCCTGGGCCTTCAAGCCCACGACAGACACCTCACACAAAGTCCTCTTATTCACAAGAAGCTAGGGCTGCTCGATGCGCCTCAGCAGCATCCCGCGCCGAGTATGACGTCCCGGATACATATGAAAATTTGGGAGAGACAGCCAACATCCCACCTGTTCAGAACCCGGACGAGGAATCAGTTCATCGATACGAGACACTCGAGCAAGAAAGAGCCAGAGAACAAAGCTATGCTCGCGACCGCCGACGCCAGGATGAGGATCCTGCAACAAGGGCAGCAGTAcaagcagaagaaaaagccGAAGCAGCAAGCTACCCTGTGTCCAAAAAAGAAACTCAAATCTACACCCTTTCCTACTTAATCTTTTTCTCCATCTTTGGGACACTGGCCAGGCTTGGGCTCCAGGCGATCACCATCTATTCCGGAACacccatcatcttcacctcTGTCTGGCCCAACTTTGCTGGCAGCGTGGTTATGGGTTTCCTGGCCGAAGATAGGATGCTATTCCGGCAAGAATGGGGCAGTCCATCATCAAACGGAGCCGATACCGAACGTGGCAGTGTGTCAGTTGACTCGGAGGGCGCGAGAAAAGCGCACcttgccatcaagaagactATTCCGCTGTACATTGGTCTCGCCACGGGTTTCTGTGGATCCTTTACGTCTTTCTCTGCCTTTATGAGAGACGTATTTCTTGCGCTCTCAAACGATTTACCTGCGACCAATGCCCCCAGCAGGAGCGGAGGCCATACTTTTCTCGCATTTATCGCCATCCCTCTGATCACCATTTCCATGTCTCTGGCGGGCCTCTTCTTTGGGGCACACATGGCTAATTTTCTCGAGCCATATACGCCATCGCTGCCTTTTCTCTTTACTAGTAAAATTCTGGACCGTTTAATCGTTCTGCTCGGCTGGGGTTGCTGGCTAGGAGCGATCATAATGTCTATTTTCCCGCCGCATGACAGTTGGCGAGGCACAGCCACCTTTGTGCTGGTATTCGCGCCATTGGGTTGCCTCCTCCGGTTCTATATCTCGCTGCGGCTCAACAGTCGTGCGCCTAGTTTTCCCTTGGGGACGTTTGCTGTTAACATATTCGGGACGGCTGTACTGGGAATGTCATGGGACCTGGCTCATCTGCCGGTAGGGGGAGTCATCGGGTGTCAGGTGCTGCAAGGAATACAGGACGGATTCTGTGGGTGCTTGACGACTGTCTCGACATGGGTTGCGGAGCTGGCAGTACTAGGGAGGAGACATGCGTATATATATGGCGCGGGAAGTGTAGGTACGGGactggtgatgctggtggcCATAATGGGAGGTTTGAGATggggtgatggttggaaTCCGCTGGTCTGTACACATTAA
- a CDS encoding hypothetical protein (COG:F; EggNog:ENOG503NZE2), translating to MDFISLPKIELHAHLSGSISRQTLHEIWSQKPSSSSSSSSSLPDPLVEMPPGKHDYDLRTFFPLFTSYIYTLISDLPSLRHSTLSVLRDFQSDGVVYLELRTTPRAIPSANITKHLYVQTILDCIAEFEAGEGCTLRTKLILSVDRRNTLAQAEEVLELCRQFKGRGVVGIDLCGDPAVVDNLRSFTPVFRQAEKEGLKVTLHFAEAEVSGTEEELDLLLGWGPERLGHVIHLGEGVKQKVRERRGVGLELCLSCNVHAGMVRGGFEGHHFGEWWKVEGVVVVLGTDDVGVFGSPLSNEYALVAKHFGLGRREICNLARKGIDVIFGGEEEKERLRKIMWTE from the exons ACCCTCCACGAAATCTGGTCCCAAaagccatcctcctcctcctcctcctcctcctccctccccgacccccTGGTCGAAATGCCCCCAGGCAAACACGACTACGACCTCCgaaccttcttccccctcttcacctcctaCATCTACACCCTCATCTccgacctcccctccctccgccactccaccctctccgtccTCCGCGACTTCCAGTCCGACGGCGTCGTCTATCTCGAACTCCGCACCACACCCCGCGCCATCCCTtccgccaacatcaccaagcacCTCTACGTCCAGACCATCCTCGACTGCATCGCCGAATTCGAGGCCGGGGAAGGGTGCACCCTCCGGACAAAGCTGATCCTCTCAGTCGACCGGAGGAACACCCTCGCCCaagcggaggaggtgctAGAGCTCTGCAGGCAGTTTAAGGGGAGGGGCGTGGTGGGGATCGATCTGTGTGGGGATCCCGCTGTGGTTGACAACCTCAGATCTTTCACGCCCGTGTTCCGACAggcggaaaaggaagggTTGAAGGTCACGCTTCATTttgccgaggccgaggtttctgggacggaggaggagttggactTGCTGCTGGGCTGGGGGCCGGAGAGGTTGGGGCATGTGATTCATTTGGGCGAGGGGGTTAAGCAGAAagtgagggagaggaggggggtggggttggagttgTGTCTGAGTTGTAATGTTCATGCTGGTATGGTTcgtggggggtttgaggggca TCACTTTGGGGAGTGGTGGaaggtggaaggggtggttgttgttttaGGT ACCGACGACGTGGGCGTCTTTGGCAGCCCACTGTCCAACGAATACGCCCTGGTGGCCAAACACTTTGGCCTGGGCCGTCGGGAGATATGCAACCTCGCCCGAAAAGGCATCGACGTCAtctttggcggcgaggaagaaaaggaaaggcTTCGAAAGATAATGTGGACCGAGTAG